Proteins encoded by one window of Nicotiana tabacum cultivar K326 chromosome 10, ASM71507v2, whole genome shotgun sequence:
- the LOC142165386 gene encoding uncharacterized protein LOC142165386 — MSKIPIMLKSNGNWDNYGRFRDFEVDAIVVDDNANYGILSSTIAEQLSIDTSDKIIEIKYIVNENCPPMEIRNYMGVRAYMETKKENKNLGSYPLCISVRDFNMELTINNESTSAGSSGSLNLLEFPSSPAIEEYESEIITESTQTYIEEGQVYQDKQTVAAAMKNYSVMHKFQSRVKRSSHRSYWLICVAEICKWHFKATSINDSAMFKIRSSSRQHTCCLMDEIFIQRKRTAAVLGSMVVPKYCDPKTVYTPKDIQTDMLSEHGLNLSYMQAWRAKEKTLQFLRGNPYDSYNKLPKYFYILEKNYPGFVVKLKKAADDCFLYAFVALCTSINGWQHCRPVVVVDGTFLKSAYRGIMLTASTMDAAGTIFPLAYAVVDSENDASWKWFFEQFKEAYGERPSMCVVSDRHESILKATSVVYPGLAHYSCMWHIWTNIRSKFKKGHLQLHELYFATAQSYTMDEFNERMLKIEEVDLHVKSYLYDIGYHRWSRVHATVNRTFTMTSNIAESLNAVTKDARELPIFDLFEYMRTLLERWTKEKLSKAKGTFTYLGHKYNKELEDNSTLSQKLRVRASTDHIHTVLDGVKRYIVCLENKKYSCGQFQLDELLCAHALAALRHKNEPYENYCSPYYIRKSLLLTYEMPVNPLPDEGKWEVPQHILDEVVKPPAGDKRQPGRPHKERYKTFDEIKSKKYKVSCGNCGGEGHNKRTCKNAPKKK, encoded by the exons ATGTCAAAAATCCCAATAATGCTGAAATCGAATGGTAATTGGGATAACTATGGTAGATTTAGAGATTTTGAAGTTGATGCCATTGTGGTAGATGATAATGCAAACTACGGAATTCTCAGTTCTACAATTGCAGAACAATTATCGATTGATACATCGgataaaattatagaaatcaaatacattgtgaACGAGAATTGTCCTCCAATGGAGATTAGGAATTATATGGGGGTTCGTGCTTACATGGAAACCAAAAAGGAGAATAAAAACTTAGGTTCGTATCCTTTATGTATAAGCGTAAgagatttcaatatggaattgaCAATCAACAATGAAAGCACCAGTGCAG GTTCGTCTGGATCCCTAAACTTACTTGAATTTCCATCCTCACCAGCTATAGAGGAATAtgaaagtgaaataataactgaaTCTACGCAAACATATATTGAAGAAGGACAAGTTTATCAGGACAAGCAAACAGTAGCTGCTGCAATGAAGAATTATTCAGTGATGCACAAGTTCCAGTCCAGAGTAAAAAGATCTAGTCATAGAAG CTACTGGCTTATATGTGTTGCTGAAATCTGTAAATGGCATTTCAAGGCAACGTCAATTAATGATTCAGCAATGTTCAAGATAAGAAGTTCCAGCCGTCAACACACATGCTGCCTAATGGACGAAATATTCATACAACGCAAACGTACTGCAGCAGTACTTGGTAGCATGGTCGTTCCAAAGTATTGTGATCCTAAGACTGTTTACACACCAAAGGACATACAAACTGACATGTTATCCGAACATGGACTGAACCTAAGCTACATGCAAGcatggagagcaaaggaaaaaaCTTTACAGTTTTTGAGAGGGAATCCGTATGACTCATACAACaaattacccaaatatttttatattcttgagaagaattatcctggtTTTGTTGTTAAATTGAAAAAGGCAGCAGATGATTGCTTCTTATACGCATTTGTTGCTCTTTGTACATCAATAAATGGTTGGCAACATTGTAGGCCGGTAGTAGTGGTTGATGGGACATTCTTAAAGTCAGCCTACAGGGGGATTATGCTGACAGCAAGCACCATGGATGCAGCAG GTACTATTTTTCCCTTGGCATATGCTGTGGTTGATTCTGAAAACGACGCGTCTTGGAAgtggttctttgagcaattcaaggaGGCATATGGTGAAAGACCTTCAATGTGTGTTGTTTCAGATAGGCATGAGAGTATACTGAAGGCAACATCAGTTGTCTATCCGGGATTGGCACACTACTCTTGCATGTGGCATATATGGACAAATATAAGGTCAAAATTCAAGAAGGGACATCTACAATTACATGAATTGTACTTTGCTACAGCACAGTCATACACTAtggatgaatttaatgaaaggatgTTGAAGATTGAAGAGGTAGACCTGCATGTAAAGTCTTACCTATATGATATTGGCTATCATAGATGGTCAAGAGTACATGCAACGGTAAATAGAACTTTTACTATGACGTCAAACATTGCCGAGTCGTTGAATGCTGTAACAAAAGATGCAAGAGAGCTTCCAATATTTGATCTATTTGAGTATATGAGGACTCTTCTTGAACGTTGGACAAAAGAAAAGTTATCGAAGGCAAAGGGTACTTTCACATACCTTGGTCACAAATACAACAAAGAATTGGAAGACAACAGTACATTATCTCAGAAACTAAGG gtgagggcttcaacaGATCATATACATACTGTGTTAGATGGTGTGAAGCGGTACATTGTATGTCTAGAAAACAAGAAATATAGTTGTGGACAATTCCAACTTGATGAACTTCTATGTGCGCATGCTTTGGCAGCATTAAGGCATAAGAATGAACCATACGAAAACTATTGCTCTCCGTATTACATAAGGAAGAGCCTTCTGCTTACCTATGAAATGCCAGTAAATCCTCTTCCTGATGAAGGCAAATGGGAAGTGCCACAACATATTTTGGATGAGGTAGTAAAGCCACCGGCGGGAGATAAAAGGCAGCCAGGGAGACCTCACAAGGAAAGATATAAAACATTTGATGAAATAAAGTCAAAGAAATACAAGGTGTCATGTGGTAATTGTGGAGgtgaagggcataacaaaagaaCTTGCAAGAATGCGCCGAAAAAGAAATGA